In Petrotoga miotherma DSM 10691, one DNA window encodes the following:
- a CDS encoding metal ABC transporter ATP-binding protein has translation MATDPLISVRDLNYSAENNNILINISFDIYRGDFVGIIGPNGAGKSTLIKTLIGEIEDYTGEIKINGKIGYVPQSEEKERDFPIKVYEVALMGLYNEVGPFKRFKEEHYEKVRQTLRLLQIEHLYDRLVGKLSGGEYRRLMVARALVSDPDILILDEPEANIDKEGQNILYGTLRDLKENSDMSIIIISHDLNMIFKETNKIMCMNKTLHCHKSTADLDINDLRSLYSKDFELFIHINEKMKVVSNKDD, from the coding sequence ATGGCTACTGATCCTTTAATATCCGTTAGAGATTTGAATTATTCAGCTGAAAACAACAATATACTGATCAATATATCTTTTGATATTTATAGAGGAGACTTTGTAGGGATAATTGGGCCTAATGGAGCTGGAAAATCAACCTTAATAAAAACTCTAATTGGAGAAATCGAAGATTATACAGGAGAAATAAAGATAAATGGGAAAATAGGGTACGTTCCACAATCGGAAGAGAAGGAAAGGGATTTTCCCATCAAGGTATATGAAGTCGCCTTAATGGGTTTGTACAATGAAGTTGGACCATTTAAAAGGTTTAAAGAAGAACATTATGAAAAAGTAAGACAAACCCTCAGACTTTTACAAATTGAGCATCTATACGACAGGCTGGTGGGGAAACTATCTGGAGGAGAGTACAGAAGGTTGATGGTCGCTAGGGCTTTGGTTTCCGATCCTGATATATTAATACTGGACGAACCTGAAGCCAATATCGATAAAGAAGGGCAAAATATACTGTATGGAACTCTTAGAGATCTCAAAGAAAATAGTGATATGAGTATAATTATAATAAGTCACGATTTGAACATGATTTTCAAAGAAACAAACAAAATTATGTGCATGAACAAAACCCTGCACTGCCATAAAAGTACCGCTGATCTTGATATCAATGATTTGCGATCTTTGTACTCTAAAGATTTTGAACTATTTATTCACATCAATGAAAAGATGAAGGTGGTTAGCAATAAAGATGATTGA
- a CDS encoding metal ABC transporter permease yields MIDILSYPFMRYALIGAILSGFGSALLSNFIVLKKMEFIGNGAAHVAFGAIAFALFFGLNMNLLSIIVAIIFAITIHQLGKKERVQENSVIGMLLSLSMAIGIILLSFKKGYVPEIDSFLFGDVLMITQEDLILLGIFDLLILFMVIFLNKELKYYSFNQRLSKIFGVPANIINLVFLTITSVTIVVSVKIIGIILITALLITPGVIAKLYAKSINQMLIISVIVGVFSSVLGIFLSYYLNVPSGPMIVLTMFLIFLIAYLLRKTVLKSFAQ; encoded by the coding sequence ATGATTGATATTCTAAGTTACCCTTTTATGAGATACGCCTTAATTGGTGCCATTCTTTCAGGTTTTGGCAGCGCGTTGTTATCAAATTTCATAGTCCTAAAAAAGATGGAGTTTATTGGAAACGGAGCGGCCCATGTGGCGTTTGGTGCTATCGCCTTTGCTCTTTTCTTTGGATTAAATATGAATCTTTTGTCTATAATAGTTGCCATTATATTTGCAATAACTATACATCAACTGGGGAAGAAAGAAAGAGTGCAAGAAAATAGCGTGATAGGTATGCTCTTATCGCTTTCTATGGCTATAGGTATAATTTTACTTTCATTCAAAAAAGGATACGTTCCCGAAATCGATAGTTTCTTATTTGGCGACGTATTAATGATAACTCAAGAAGATTTGATTTTATTGGGAATTTTTGACTTACTTATTCTTTTTATGGTTATTTTTTTAAACAAGGAGCTTAAATATTACTCGTTCAATCAAAGATTAAGTAAAATATTTGGGGTACCCGCAAACATAATAAACTTAGTGTTTTTAACGATCACATCTGTTACAATAGTTGTTTCCGTTAAAATAATAGGTATCATACTAATAACGGCTCTACTTATAACCCCTGGTGTTATAGCGAAACTTTATGCAAAAAGTATAAACCAAATGTTGATAATATCCGTAATAGTCGGTGTTTTCTCATCTGTTCTGGGTATTTTTTTATCTTATTACTTAAACGTTCCATCAGGCCCAATGATAGTCCTGACAATGTTTCTAATATTTCTAATTGCATATCTTTTAAGAAAAACTGTTCTAAAGTCTTTTGCTCAATAG
- a CDS encoding Fur family transcriptional regulator — protein sequence MRNTKARRDILGVLDEYDYPLNAEQIYEKLNEDYDKSTIYRNLKNYEKNGEIKSIVFSDKIKYFFKGEGHFHFIYCIKCKKFERFDLCYSEQMSKYIKERLGFKVLTHTLYFEGICKKCQKITTDDQYDNLDE from the coding sequence ATGAGAAATACAAAAGCTCGCAGAGACATTTTAGGCGTGTTAGATGAGTACGATTATCCGCTCAACGCCGAACAAATTTATGAAAAACTCAACGAAGATTATGATAAATCTACAATTTACAGAAATCTGAAAAATTACGAAAAAAATGGAGAGATTAAATCCATTGTTTTTTCCGACAAAATCAAATATTTTTTTAAGGGAGAAGGGCATTTCCATTTCATATACTGTATAAAATGCAAAAAATTTGAAAGGTTCGATCTATGCTACTCCGAACAGATGAGTAAATATATAAAAGAAAGATTGGGTTTCAAAGTTTTGACTCATACCCTTTATTTTGAAGGAATATGTAAAAAATGTCAGAAGATTACCACAGACGACCAGTATGATAATCTCGATGAGTAG
- a CDS encoding anaerobic ribonucleoside-triphosphate reductase activating protein, which translates to MKIASMQKVSFIDYPDKIAAVLFCPYCNLRCPYCHNPELVFFAGQLVDEESIFSYLKSRVGILEGVVITGGEPTLQKDIRDFIIKIKDMGFSVKLDTNGHNPKVLITVIDIVDMIALDMKTSCQKYKTIGGNCVILKESLNLLKDFKGDLILRTTLYPPMTTKDDLEEMKSIIPDDLKYSNWMYNEYRDIKTLEKYIKEHNEVTR; encoded by the coding sequence ATGAAAATCGCATCTATGCAAAAAGTAAGCTTTATTGATTACCCGGACAAAATAGCTGCCGTGCTATTTTGTCCCTATTGTAACCTAAGATGCCCCTATTGTCATAATCCTGAATTAGTTTTTTTCGCAGGCCAATTGGTTGACGAAGAAAGTATATTTTCTTATTTGAAATCAAGAGTCGGGATTTTAGAAGGGGTTGTCATCACCGGAGGAGAACCAACTCTACAAAAAGATATAAGAGATTTTATCATTAAAATAAAAGATATGGGATTTTCGGTAAAGCTTGATACCAACGGACACAATCCAAAAGTTTTAATTACGGTTATAGATATTGTAGATATGATAGCGTTAGACATGAAAACCAGCTGTCAAAAGTATAAAACTATCGGTGGAAATTGTGTTATACTAAAAGAAAGTTTGAATCTACTAAAAGATTTCAAAGGTGATCTAATCTTAAGAACCACACTATACCCACCCATGACAACAAAAGACGATTTAGAAGAAATGAAATCAATTATACCAGATGATTTAAAATACTCAAACTGGATGTATAATGAATACAGAGATATTAAAACCCTTGAAAAATATATAAAAGAACACAACGAAGTAACAAGGTAA
- a CDS encoding sulfite exporter TauE/SafE family protein, with product METLWFFIIVGFLAQVVDGALGMAYGTISNALLLSVGVPPAISSASVHFAEIFTTSISGFSHLKLGNVDKSLFKKLLIPGVIGGVLGAYILTNIDGDKIKPFIGIYLLIMGIRILYKVTTMHKHSEEKITRRRHYSILGLLGGFFDAIGGGGWGPIVTSTLVSDGKNPRKTIGSVNAAEFFVTISEVVAFFALLSQFNWSVIIGLIIGGSLAAPIAALITKKIPAKVLMISLGCIITFLSIRMIVF from the coding sequence ATGGAAACTTTATGGTTTTTTATAATAGTTGGATTCCTTGCCCAAGTCGTAGATGGAGCTTTGGGAATGGCTTATGGTACTATTTCAAATGCTTTATTGTTATCTGTTGGCGTACCTCCTGCTATCTCAAGTGCCTCAGTTCATTTTGCTGAGATTTTCACAACATCTATATCAGGATTTTCTCATCTAAAACTTGGTAACGTTGATAAAAGCCTTTTCAAAAAACTTTTGATACCTGGTGTAATAGGGGGAGTTTTGGGAGCTTATATTTTGACAAATATAGACGGAGACAAAATCAAACCGTTCATTGGCATCTATTTATTGATTATGGGGATAAGAATATTGTACAAAGTTACCACCATGCATAAACATTCAGAAGAGAAGATTACAAGAAGGAGGCATTACTCTATCTTAGGTCTTTTAGGAGGCTTTTTCGATGCCATTGGAGGTGGAGGATGGGGGCCTATCGTTACATCAACGTTAGTTTCTGATGGAAAGAATCCGAGAAAGACTATAGGTTCAGTGAATGCTGCTGAGTTTTTTGTTACTATTTCTGAAGTTGTGGCATTCTTTGCCTTGCTATCACAATTCAATTGGAGCGTTATTATTGGATTAATTATTGGGGGAAGTTTGGCAGCTCCAATCGCCGCTTTGATAACCAAGAAAATTCCTGCTAAAGTGTTGATGATTTCTCTTGGTTGTATTATTACTTTTCTAAGCATTAGAATGATCGTATTTTAA
- a CDS encoding alkaline phosphatase family protein, with amino-acid sequence MNKKIVIIGLDCASPNLIFDEFFDDLPNLRKIMKNGVYNELESTIPPITVPAWMSMFTGKDPGELGIYGFTNRQNYDYHSFSLVSSKSVKYKKLWDIFTQKGKQNIVIGVPLTYPPSALKGNMITGFLTPSFESNYTYPKYLKNELLANTGNFIFDVYDFRTEDKERLLKDIYEMTNNHFKIANYLAKNKPWDLFVMVEMGTDRIHHGFWTLHDKKHPKHIKSQFNSAIRDYYIHLDNKIGEFLNGIQGDYDVIIVSDHGIKPMYGGIAINDWLIKKGYLVLKEYPKKPVSINKLIREKKIDWNKTKVWGNGGYHGKLFFNIKGREPLGVIEKNELDNFKTKLIQELKDIKNEDGNEMNTNVYEPQKIYNKLNNIPPDLIVYFDDLSWRCQGSIGNESIYTYDNDIGPDDANHASYGIFISNNKILKINKITDFFNSIVYNYLSD; translated from the coding sequence ATGAACAAAAAAATCGTAATCATCGGATTAGATTGTGCTTCACCAAATTTAATCTTTGATGAGTTTTTCGATGATTTACCCAATTTAAGAAAAATTATGAAAAATGGAGTGTACAATGAATTAGAGTCAACTATCCCTCCAATAACCGTTCCAGCCTGGATGAGCATGTTTACAGGTAAAGATCCTGGTGAGCTTGGAATATATGGTTTTACAAATAGGCAAAATTATGATTATCACTCTTTCTCATTGGTTTCTTCCAAAAGCGTGAAATATAAAAAATTGTGGGATATTTTTACACAAAAAGGCAAACAAAACATCGTGATAGGCGTACCGTTAACTTACCCTCCTTCTGCCTTGAAAGGAAACATGATTACTGGATTTTTAACGCCTTCTTTTGAATCCAATTATACTTATCCAAAATATTTAAAAAATGAATTACTAGCCAATACAGGAAATTTCATTTTTGATGTATATGATTTTAGAACCGAAGATAAAGAAAGACTATTAAAAGATATCTACGAAATGACAAATAATCATTTTAAAATTGCGAATTATTTAGCAAAAAACAAACCCTGGGATTTATTTGTAATGGTTGAAATGGGGACAGACAGAATTCACCACGGGTTCTGGACTTTGCACGATAAAAAGCATCCCAAGCATATAAAAAGCCAATTTAATTCAGCTATTAGAGATTATTATATTCATTTAGACAACAAGATAGGAGAGTTTTTGAATGGTATTCAAGGCGATTATGACGTTATAATAGTATCAGATCACGGTATAAAACCTATGTACGGTGGCATAGCCATTAACGATTGGCTCATTAAGAAAGGATATTTGGTTTTAAAGGAGTATCCAAAAAAGCCCGTTTCTATAAATAAATTGATAAGAGAAAAAAAGATAGATTGGAATAAAACCAAGGTGTGGGGAAATGGTGGCTACCATGGCAAGCTATTTTTCAACATAAAAGGCAGGGAACCTTTGGGAGTAATTGAAAAAAATGAATTAGATAATTTCAAAACTAAGCTTATACAAGAGCTGAAAGACATTAAGAATGAAGATGGAAATGAGATGAATACAAACGTGTATGAACCCCAAAAAATTTATAATAAGCTAAATAATATTCCTCCCGATTTGATTGTTTACTTTGATGATCTATCTTGGAGATGTCAAGGTAGCATAGGTAATGAAAGCATTTACACATACGACAATGACATTGGTCCTGATGATGCCAATCACGCTAGCTACGGGATTTTTATAAGCAACAACAAAATTCTAAAAATCAACAAAATTACCGATTTTTTTAATTCGATAGTTTATAATTATTTGTCTGATTGA
- a CDS encoding metal ABC transporter substrate-binding protein: protein MKKTILTTVVLLTSFLVFALNVSTSILPYYYVSKEIIQEKGQVNLVVPPGKSPHTYSPTPKELVPLYESDILITNGLALEIFISNLTKNLEKQGVKITQVSDFIPREELISMSGIDEDHDHEEFAYNPHIWLDPYIMYTYIVPGLAEVFGELDPVNKDYYAQNAERYINRLILLDKYLAEKAKVIDGSIFTLHNSYDYFARRYNIKIAGVIQLSPGVEPTPKQLVELTNVAKEKNVKAIFNEPQLSDKAVSAVAENLDLSIGVLDPLGSVERVFDLESLYVYNLFEIIRVVNYGY, encoded by the coding sequence ATGAAAAAAACGATTTTAACAACCGTTGTTTTATTAACTTCGTTCCTAGTATTCGCTTTAAACGTTTCAACGTCGATATTACCCTATTACTATGTAAGTAAAGAAATAATACAAGAAAAAGGTCAAGTGAACCTTGTTGTTCCTCCAGGTAAGAGTCCACACACATACTCGCCAACACCAAAGGAATTAGTGCCCTTGTACGAATCTGATATTTTAATTACAAACGGTTTAGCTTTAGAAATTTTTATCTCTAATCTAACCAAGAATCTGGAAAAGCAGGGTGTGAAAATAACTCAAGTTTCCGATTTCATTCCACGTGAAGAACTCATAAGTATGAGCGGAATTGACGAAGATCATGACCATGAAGAGTTTGCATACAACCCGCACATTTGGTTAGATCCATATATTATGTATACCTACATCGTTCCAGGTTTGGCAGAGGTTTTTGGAGAATTAGATCCTGTAAATAAAGATTACTACGCTCAAAACGCTGAAAGATATATAAACAGATTGATTTTGCTTGATAAATACCTTGCTGAAAAAGCGAAGGTCATCGATGGTTCAATATTCACGCTTCATAACTCCTACGATTATTTTGCAAGAAGATACAATATAAAAATTGCTGGTGTGATTCAACTCTCTCCTGGGGTCGAGCCTACTCCAAAGCAGTTAGTTGAATTAACGAACGTTGCTAAAGAGAAAAATGTTAAGGCTATTTTCAATGAACCTCAACTTAGCGATAAGGCTGTGAGTGCTGTAGCTGAAAACTTGGATTTAAGTATAGGGGTTTTGGATCCTTTAGGGAGTGTGGAAAGAGTATTCGATTTAGAATCTCTGTACGTATACAATTTGTTTGAAATCATACGGGTGGTGAATTATGGCTACTGA
- a CDS encoding CopG family transcriptional regulator, with amino-acid sequence MSDKVTLKIPKPLYDKLKSIIENTGYSSVTEFVVFVLRDLVSSEEIQQTKKNNKSTNQIETLTEEEIKAIKKRLKNLGYIDE; translated from the coding sequence ATGTCTGATAAGGTGACCTTAAAAATACCAAAACCGTTGTATGATAAACTTAAATCCATAATAGAAAATACTGGTTATTCCAGTGTTACAGAGTTTGTTGTGTTTGTGCTTAGAGATTTGGTATCCTCTGAAGAAATCCAGCAAACCAAAAAGAATAACAAATCCACTAACCAAATTGAAACATTGACTGAAGAGGAAATAAAGGCGATCAAAAAAAGATTGAAGAATTTGGGTTATATAGATGAATGA
- a CDS encoding cobalamin-dependent protein (Presence of a B(12) (cobalamin)-binding domain implies dependence on cobalamin itself, in one of its several forms, or in some unusual lineages, dependence on a cobalamin-like analog.) codes for MKKILGASMGSDVHTAGLLNFLELARNEGYEVIYLGGAVPIEKIIKKIDEETPDVVSISYRLGADAFENLIKEFIEKTKKLKNYEKIDFIFGGTVETSQVARKYDFFKKIFDGSEEEEDVVLFLRGQIKYKEERNFPSTLDERIAFKSPYPLIRHHIGLQTMEETIEEIKKLAESELLDIISLAPDQNCQQYFFDQEKMDPNQDGAGGAPIRNEKDFVAMYEASRRGNYPLVRCYSGTNHMVEFSQVLKRTINNAWAAIPIFWYSELDRRSERNLLDAIKENMEGIKWNAMNNIPVEINDAHQWELRYAHDSLAVATTYLAAYVAKKLGVRWYVQQYMMNTPPKLSPKMDIAKSLAKLELVETLKDETFTPYRMIRTGLLSFPADPNSAMGQLVSSMFYSTYLQPHIIHVVAYCEAMKRATSKEIIESVKMVKRANSLASRGLPDFASDPEIKKRVNLLKEEAMVIIEKIKSLSPQKEDPLTDPETLYLAVKEGILDAVGLQGNSVAKGQIKAAVINGAYEAVNENGEVLREAERNLGIQ; via the coding sequence ATGAAAAAGATCCTTGGTGCTTCTATGGGAAGTGACGTACATACAGCAGGTCTTTTAAACTTTTTGGAATTAGCTCGAAATGAAGGGTATGAGGTTATTTACTTAGGTGGAGCGGTTCCAATCGAGAAAATTATTAAAAAGATAGACGAAGAAACCCCAGATGTTGTTTCAATAAGTTACCGTTTGGGAGCAGATGCCTTCGAAAATCTTATAAAAGAATTTATAGAAAAGACAAAAAAATTAAAAAATTATGAAAAGATTGATTTTATCTTCGGAGGAACTGTTGAAACCTCACAGGTTGCAAGAAAATATGATTTCTTTAAAAAGATCTTTGACGGTTCAGAGGAAGAAGAAGATGTGGTTTTATTTTTAAGAGGTCAAATTAAATATAAAGAAGAGAGAAATTTTCCCTCAACCTTAGATGAAAGGATCGCCTTTAAATCCCCATATCCGTTAATTAGGCACCATATTGGGCTTCAAACAATGGAGGAAACCATCGAGGAGATCAAAAAACTCGCAGAATCTGAACTCTTGGATATCATCTCTTTGGCACCTGATCAAAACTGTCAGCAATACTTTTTTGATCAAGAAAAGATGGACCCCAACCAAGATGGGGCAGGAGGAGCTCCCATTAGAAATGAAAAAGACTTTGTTGCCATGTATGAAGCCAGTAGAAGAGGCAATTATCCTTTAGTAAGATGTTACTCAGGAACCAACCACATGGTCGAATTTTCCCAAGTTTTAAAAAGAACTATCAACAACGCATGGGCAGCGATACCCATATTTTGGTATTCTGAACTTGATAGAAGGTCTGAAAGGAACTTATTAGATGCGATAAAAGAAAATATGGAAGGAATAAAGTGGAATGCCATGAACAACATCCCTGTAGAAATTAACGACGCCCACCAATGGGAACTAAGGTATGCACACGACAGTTTGGCTGTTGCAACTACTTATTTAGCTGCTTATGTAGCGAAAAAACTTGGTGTAAGATGGTATGTTCAACAATATATGATGAACACTCCTCCAAAGTTATCTCCAAAGATGGATATAGCTAAGTCTTTAGCTAAATTAGAATTGGTGGAAACACTAAAGGATGAAACCTTTACACCTTACAGGATGATAAGAACTGGACTTCTTTCTTTTCCAGCCGATCCCAACAGCGCAATGGGTCAACTTGTTTCTTCCATGTTTTATTCAACTTACTTACAACCACATATAATCCACGTGGTGGCGTACTGTGAAGCAATGAAAAGGGCAACTTCAAAAGAAATAATAGAAAGTGTGAAGATGGTAAAAAGGGCAAACTCTTTGGCATCTCGTGGTTTACCTGATTTTGCCAGCGATCCTGAGATCAAAAAAAGGGTAAATTTATTGAAAGAAGAAGCCATGGTCATAATAGAAAAAATTAAAAGTCTCTCCCCTCAAAAAGAGGATCCTTTAACTGATCCTGAAACTCTTTATTTAGCGGTAAAAGAAGGAATTTTAGATGCAGTTGGATTACAAGGCAACTCTGTTGCCAAAGGGCAAATAAAAGCCGCTGTAATTAATGGAGCTTACGAGGCTGTGAATGAAAACGGTGAAGTGTTGAGAGAAGCTGAAAGAAACCTTGGAATACAATAA
- a CDS encoding fumarylacetoacetate hydrolase family protein, giving the protein MKLVRFQKDGKISYGVLEENIIKVINGDIFDKFTVTDNVYTLNEVTLKAPCTPSKIVCVGLNYRDHAEEMKDRIPEEPVLFIKPSTAVIGPKESIIYPKMSNQVDYEAELAVVIKDKIKDIEEDHVKEHILGYTCFNDVTARDLQKKDGQWTRAKSFDTFAPFGPTIVTDIDPSNLYIQLLLNDQIKQNSNTNQLIFSVEKLVSFISKIMTLNPGDVIATGTPSGVGPMNIGDKVAVKIEKIGILENNVIN; this is encoded by the coding sequence ATGAAACTCGTCAGATTTCAAAAAGATGGAAAAATAAGTTACGGCGTGTTGGAAGAAAACATTATAAAAGTTATTAACGGCGATATCTTTGACAAATTCACAGTTACCGATAATGTCTACACCCTCAATGAGGTTACGTTAAAGGCTCCTTGTACTCCTAGCAAGATCGTTTGTGTTGGCTTAAACTATCGAGATCATGCGGAAGAAATGAAGGACAGAATCCCAGAAGAACCGGTTCTCTTCATAAAACCGTCAACTGCTGTGATTGGACCAAAAGAGAGTATTATATACCCAAAAATGAGCAATCAAGTAGATTATGAGGCAGAACTTGCGGTTGTAATTAAAGACAAAATCAAAGACATAGAAGAAGACCACGTAAAAGAACATATCCTAGGGTATACTTGCTTTAACGATGTTACCGCTAGGGATTTGCAGAAGAAAGATGGACAGTGGACACGAGCAAAATCCTTTGATACTTTTGCGCCTTTTGGTCCCACAATTGTAACGGATATTGATCCAAGTAACCTATATATTCAACTTTTACTCAACGATCAAATCAAGCAAAACTCAAATACTAATCAATTGATCTTTTCTGTGGAAAAACTCGTAAGTTTCATATCAAAAATAATGACCCTAAATCCCGGAGATGTAATTGCCACAGGCACACCCTCAGGTGTGGGACCGATGAATATTGGAGATAAAGTGGCAGTTAAAATAGAGAAAATAGGGATACTAGAAAATAATGTTATAAACTAA
- a CDS encoding NAD/NADP-dependent octopine/nopaline dehydrogenase family protein yields the protein MVKIAVVGAGNGGQALAGYLAMKGFDVSLFNRSKRRISPIIDSHSIRIEGQVVGEYHISFATTNMEEAIKGRKLIMVVVPAFAHKEIAKRMAPYLEDGQIIVLNPGRTGGALEFNNVLKEENVKKDVILAEAQTFIFASRMSNPGVAKVFRIKNAVPVSALPATRNAELEEVLCTAIPEFEIVKNVIYTSFNNIGVVFHPATLILNAARVETTAGKFEFYFEGISPSVAKVLEKIDEERCKVMKLFNADPMTAKDWLNYAYDVRGNSLYEAIRNNVGYRGIYAPPTLDNRYILEDLPMSLVPISSFGEEYGVKTPVIDSIINLANIMMGKNFWKEGRTVKDLGLEGMSIEDIIRLVEEGE from the coding sequence ATGGTTAAGATAGCGGTGGTTGGAGCGGGTAATGGAGGCCAGGCATTAGCTGGATATTTAGCCATGAAAGGGTTCGATGTATCTCTCTTTAATAGGTCAAAAAGGAGAATATCTCCCATCATAGACTCACATTCAATAAGAATAGAAGGTCAAGTAGTAGGTGAATATCATATATCTTTTGCTACAACAAATATGGAAGAAGCAATAAAGGGAAGAAAGTTAATTATGGTAGTTGTTCCTGCCTTCGCACATAAAGAGATAGCAAAGAGGATGGCCCCTTATTTAGAAGATGGCCAAATAATAGTGTTAAATCCCGGTAGAACAGGTGGTGCCTTAGAATTCAACAATGTATTGAAAGAAGAAAACGTAAAAAAAGACGTCATACTTGCCGAAGCTCAAACTTTCATTTTTGCCTCAAGAATGTCCAATCCTGGAGTAGCTAAAGTGTTTAGGATAAAAAACGCCGTTCCTGTTTCTGCACTACCTGCTACCAGAAATGCTGAATTAGAAGAAGTATTGTGTACTGCCATACCTGAGTTTGAAATAGTTAAGAATGTAATTTACACCAGTTTTAACAATATTGGAGTTGTTTTTCACCCTGCTACATTAATATTGAATGCAGCAAGGGTTGAAACAACAGCAGGAAAGTTTGAATTCTACTTCGAAGGGATCTCTCCATCCGTAGCAAAGGTTTTAGAAAAAATAGATGAGGAAAGATGTAAGGTTATGAAGCTTTTCAACGCCGATCCCATGACTGCAAAGGATTGGCTAAACTATGCATACGATGTAAGAGGTAACTCTTTATACGAAGCTATTAGAAACAATGTTGGTTATAGAGGTATATATGCACCGCCAACGTTGGATAACAGGTATATTCTTGAAGATCTTCCAATGAGTCTTGTACCTATCTCATCTTTTGGAGAAGAATATGGTGTCAAGACCCCTGTAATTGATTCTATCATAAATCTTGCCAATATAATGATGGGAAAAAATTTTTGGAAAGAGGGTAGAACCGTAAAAGATTTGGGTTTAGAAGGAATGAGCATAGAAGACATAATAAGACTTGTTGAGGAGGGAGAATGA
- a CDS encoding uracil-DNA glycosylase yields MTCKWYIVCPMKRYYDEGKLDKKWIENYCHGDYKSCVRYQMEETGRYHPDNMLPDGTIDKRLK; encoded by the coding sequence ATGACTTGCAAATGGTATATAGTTTGTCCAATGAAGAGATATTATGATGAGGGTAAATTAGATAAAAAGTGGATAGAAAATTATTGTCATGGTGACTACAAAAGTTGCGTACGCTACCAAATGGAAGAAACGGGGAGGTACCATCCGGACAATATGCTACCTGATGGAACAATTGATAAGCGTTTAAAATAA